A genome region from Ralstonia solanacearum K60 includes the following:
- a CDS encoding phage GP46 family protein, whose translation MDKALDPLTGDYSGEVIDHLGNAVYVRLETPLGSWWGNPNLGSRLHELKREKDVPRIRKLAVQYAEDALKPLLDDGRASSITVEAEQPHDGRCLLQIEVVDASRRRRLFKHPVQVG comes from the coding sequence ATGGACAAGGCTCTGGACCCACTCACCGGTGACTACAGCGGCGAGGTGATCGACCACCTCGGCAACGCTGTCTATGTGCGTCTGGAAACGCCGCTGGGCAGCTGGTGGGGAAACCCGAACCTCGGGTCGCGTCTGCATGAGCTGAAGCGGGAAAAGGATGTGCCTCGCATCCGCAAGCTGGCCGTGCAGTACGCCGAAGACGCCCTGAAACCGTTGCTCGACGATGGCCGCGCGTCGTCGATCACCGTTGAAGCCGAGCAGCCGCACGACGGCCGCTGCCTGCTCCAGATCGAGGTCGTGGACGCATCGCGGCGTCGCCGACTCTTCAAACATCCTGTCCAGGTGGGCTGA
- a CDS encoding baseplate J/gp47 family protein, translating to MPFTVPTLDQIRSDILRDAQNLDETFDVSEDSDNWIRATAFASAIEGLYQHQLWAVRQIFPDSADQDNLERHANLHNVPALSATVAGGTMAVTGSPGAPVPAGSQLKADVSGISLSVSAGGVVGGDGTAQVAIVAATAGTSGNLAAGATLTFTAAPPGVASVATVVSMGGGTDDETPASLLARLLAELRDPDAGGKDSDYIKWVKSVDGITNGYVYSHRRGPGKVDVVVVSGSGVPTPAQIAQAQAAVDAKRPSACPDALVFAPTLKPVAIVAQVSLSGVLLADVQAQAETAIRAYFDTLKPGDACIKSRIEGILTDLSGVTDRLVTSPAANVPTTVNALTVEWARFGSLTLTLMP from the coding sequence ATGCCATTTACCGTACCCACACTCGACCAGATCCGTAGCGACATCCTCCGTGACGCGCAGAATCTCGATGAGACGTTCGACGTCTCCGAAGACAGCGACAACTGGATTCGGGCCACTGCCTTTGCAAGCGCCATCGAGGGACTGTATCAGCACCAACTGTGGGCGGTGCGCCAGATTTTTCCGGACTCCGCCGACCAGGACAACCTGGAGCGGCACGCCAACCTGCACAATGTGCCGGCCTTGAGTGCCACGGTTGCGGGCGGCACCATGGCGGTAACCGGGTCGCCAGGTGCTCCTGTTCCGGCTGGCTCTCAGCTCAAGGCCGATGTTTCCGGTATCAGCCTCAGTGTTTCGGCAGGCGGCGTTGTCGGTGGTGATGGAACCGCACAGGTTGCGATCGTCGCTGCCACGGCCGGCACCAGCGGCAACCTGGCCGCCGGCGCGACGCTGACCTTCACCGCTGCTCCGCCGGGCGTCGCTTCGGTTGCAACGGTTGTCAGCATGGGCGGCGGGACGGACGACGAAACACCGGCGTCGCTTTTGGCGCGACTGCTCGCGGAGTTGCGCGATCCTGACGCCGGCGGCAAAGACAGCGACTACATCAAGTGGGTGAAGTCCGTAGACGGCATCACCAACGGCTACGTGTACTCGCATCGTCGCGGCCCGGGCAAAGTCGACGTCGTCGTGGTCAGCGGCTCCGGTGTTCCAACACCTGCCCAGATTGCGCAGGCGCAGGCTGCTGTGGACGCAAAGCGCCCCAGCGCCTGCCCGGATGCTTTGGTGTTTGCCCCGACCCTCAAGCCCGTTGCCATCGTGGCCCAGGTGAGTCTGTCGGGCGTGTTGTTGGCTGACGTGCAAGCGCAAGCTGAGACCGCCATCCGTGCCTACTTCGACACGCTCAAGCCTGGTGATGCCTGCATCAAGTCCCGCATCGAGGGCATCCTGACTGACCTGTCCGGCGTGACCGATCGCCTGGTCACGTCGCCTGCGGCCAATGTGCCGACGACGGTCAACGCGCTGACGGTCGAGTGGGCGCGCTTCGGCTCGCTGACACTGACGCTGATGCCCTGA
- a CDS encoding YmfQ family protein: protein MKHADLLALLLPPVSYAPRLAKMAATVVAEGNALDRAYASALQVALAITPYDVQQLLPDWERVYGLPDACCGATSSWQQRFNALIGKIVERGGLSSLYYVQRLAAQGYAITINEFHAATCVDDCGVGLYQDETGWQYTFEVVSQNNAVQVTTCGDTCGDPLATWGNSAIECLINRLKPSHTIPIFSYV from the coding sequence ATGAAGCACGCGGATCTCCTTGCACTGCTGCTGCCGCCTGTCAGCTATGCGCCGCGCTTGGCCAAGATGGCAGCCACCGTCGTAGCAGAAGGCAATGCGCTCGATCGTGCCTACGCAAGCGCGCTGCAGGTCGCCCTTGCCATCACGCCATATGACGTGCAGCAGCTACTGCCGGACTGGGAGCGTGTGTATGGGCTGCCGGATGCTTGCTGCGGCGCCACTAGTTCGTGGCAGCAGCGGTTTAACGCGCTGATCGGGAAGATCGTCGAGCGCGGTGGTCTTTCCAGTCTGTACTACGTGCAGCGACTTGCTGCTCAAGGGTACGCCATCACGATCAACGAATTCCACGCAGCAACTTGCGTGGACGACTGCGGTGTTGGCCTCTACCAGGACGAGACCGGCTGGCAATACACCTTTGAGGTGGTATCTCAGAACAACGCTGTCCAGGTGACTACGTGCGGTGATACGTGCGGCGACCCGCTGGCCACCTGGGGCAATTCCGCGATCGAGTGCCTGATCAACCGGCTCAAGCCGTCGCACACGATTCCCATTTTTTCCTACGTTTAG
- a CDS encoding DUF4376 domain-containing protein — MGYQLGEKNIVRLDDNAIIPMDPANSDYQAYLAWVDAGNTAALPPAETLADAQAAQIALVESAYQRAIQQSVSYMGAEFQADLDAQTVLTKTLAPGAVPSGFFWLDSSNNAVQMTFAQLQGLAGAMLVQGQLAFAKKTGLKQKIRSATTIADVQAITWS; from the coding sequence ATGGGATATCAACTCGGAGAAAAGAACATCGTCCGTCTCGATGACAATGCGATCATCCCGATGGACCCGGCGAATTCCGACTACCAGGCATATCTCGCGTGGGTTGATGCGGGCAACACTGCTGCGTTGCCACCGGCTGAAACGCTCGCGGATGCGCAGGCTGCGCAAATCGCGCTCGTGGAGAGCGCTTACCAGAGGGCGATCCAGCAGTCTGTGAGCTACATGGGCGCCGAGTTTCAGGCCGATCTGGACGCCCAGACTGTGCTGACCAAAACGCTGGCGCCTGGCGCAGTCCCATCTGGCTTCTTTTGGCTGGACAGCAGCAACAATGCCGTGCAGATGACCTTTGCTCAGTTGCAGGGCCTTGCTGGCGCCATGCTCGTGCAAGGGCAGCTTGCGTTCGCCAAGAAGACGGGGCTGAAGCAGAAGATTCGCAGTGCGACCACGATTGCGGACGTGCAAGCCATCACCTGGAGCTAG
- a CDS encoding DUF7338 family protein, whose translation MTIIRYVLCVIVSLLVTLFAMLLVNWWAPAFCDAQGNLPRWLKWFQTFDASCDAGWRDGYIDASWGGTPVRRFFARVYWLYRNPAYGWDYWPLGVPFVPTDWRVVRYVDTDVLTLFVAISSVGFNVYYHGRWGMLKVGWKAWNCWGGTTWNTVPFGPEWRVPVVFTLTPFKRKQ comes from the coding sequence ATGACGATCATTCGCTACGTGCTCTGCGTCATCGTCTCGCTGCTGGTCACGCTGTTCGCGATGCTCTTGGTTAACTGGTGGGCACCGGCCTTCTGCGATGCGCAGGGCAACCTCCCACGCTGGCTCAAGTGGTTCCAGACGTTCGATGCGAGCTGCGATGCTGGCTGGCGCGACGGCTATATCGACGCCAGTTGGGGCGGGACGCCAGTGCGGCGCTTCTTCGCAAGGGTCTACTGGTTGTATCGCAACCCGGCCTACGGTTGGGATTACTGGCCGCTTGGCGTGCCGTTCGTGCCTACCGACTGGCGCGTGGTGCGTTACGTCGATACCGATGTGCTCACGCTGTTCGTTGCCATCAGCAGCGTTGGCTTTAACGTCTACTACCACGGCCGCTGGGGCATGTTGAAAGTCGGCTGGAAAGCGTGGAACTGCTGGGGTGGAACCACCTGGAATACCGTGCCGTTCGGCCCCGAGTGGCGTGTGCCGGTGGTGTTCACGCTGACGCCGTTCAAGCGGAAGCAATAA
- a CDS encoding DNA adenine methylase codes for MYQNAAPIVPWIGGKRRLADKLLPLFPQHECYVEVFCGGAALFFLRQVPAAAEVLNDINGELVNLYRVVQHHLEEFVRQFKWALSSRQVFKWLQMTNPETLTDIQRAARFFYLQHHAFGGKVDGQTYGTATTAPMVNLLRIEENLSAAHLRLASTNVENLSWQECLRRYDRPHTFFYMDPPYWQTEGYGVPFGFENYQEMAEVMRTCKGKVMVSINDHPDIRRVFAGHHMAELDIKYSLGQAHGKPQTSGELVITNWKLSDGSLF; via the coding sequence ATGTATCAGAATGCTGCCCCGATCGTTCCATGGATCGGTGGGAAGCGCCGTCTGGCGGACAAATTGCTGCCGCTGTTTCCCCAACATGAGTGCTACGTCGAGGTCTTTTGCGGCGGCGCGGCGCTGTTCTTCCTGCGCCAGGTGCCGGCGGCAGCCGAGGTGTTAAACGACATCAACGGCGAGCTGGTCAACCTGTACCGCGTTGTGCAGCACCACCTGGAGGAGTTCGTCCGCCAGTTCAAATGGGCGCTATCGTCGCGCCAGGTCTTCAAGTGGCTGCAGATGACCAATCCTGAGACGCTGACCGATATTCAGCGGGCCGCACGGTTCTTCTACCTGCAGCATCACGCCTTTGGCGGCAAGGTCGACGGGCAGACCTATGGCACCGCCACCACCGCGCCGATGGTGAACCTGCTTCGGATCGAGGAGAACCTATCGGCTGCGCACCTTCGCCTGGCCAGCACCAACGTCGAGAATCTCTCCTGGCAGGAGTGCCTGCGCCGCTATGACCGGCCGCACACGTTCTTCTACATGGACCCGCCGTACTGGCAGACCGAGGGGTACGGTGTGCCGTTCGGGTTCGAGAACTACCAGGAGATGGCCGAAGTGATGCGAACCTGCAAGGGCAAGGTCATGGTGTCCATCAATGACCACCCCGACATCCGAAGGGTATTCGCGGGTCACCACATGGCCGAATTGGACATCAAGTACAGCCTTGGCCAGGCGCATGGCAAGCCACAGACAAGCGGCGAGCTGGTGATTACCAACTGGAAGCTGAGCGACGGTTCCCTGTTTTAA
- a CDS encoding HD domain-containing protein: MKANNRKRLYCGGYVQGSIALRQYPLRKDYVRDLVRRLDRIPQILPLKYREQARTRGDHSRNIVRILDQVGFPAGQSGLRGSLRLAAMLHDIGHAMHGHASERAINTWAGQPCFSNDAHSARLIYHVAQGAEHVLPVFATRAFAQLADLRPAAARPIEMAGSKSRVLEFLDDLENAIGDTGDLVRHRMACPATLSAEVGGCLDFHKQETPTVAASWLHRHGFDGSYGALLAMSEPSGAASQSLRQIRSLIEAARLSCDAIARADAQAEQAMVELCDHVAGENPGRDLAWLIDVVATTDLEYVE; this comes from the coding sequence ATGAAAGCCAACAACCGAAAGCGCCTGTACTGTGGGGGATACGTTCAGGGCAGCATCGCCTTGCGACAGTATCCCTTGCGCAAGGACTACGTGCGCGATCTGGTCAGGCGCCTCGATCGCATTCCACAGATATTGCCGCTCAAATACAGGGAGCAGGCTCGCACCCGCGGCGACCATTCGCGCAACATCGTGCGCATTCTCGACCAGGTCGGGTTCCCGGCAGGGCAGAGCGGCTTGAGGGGTTCACTCAGGCTGGCGGCGATGCTCCACGATATCGGTCATGCCATGCACGGACATGCTTCGGAGCGGGCGATCAATACTTGGGCCGGTCAGCCCTGCTTCTCCAATGATGCCCATTCTGCGCGGCTGATCTACCATGTCGCCCAGGGCGCAGAGCATGTGCTGCCGGTGTTCGCCACGCGGGCATTCGCCCAGTTGGCCGACCTCCGGCCGGCTGCGGCGCGGCCGATCGAGATGGCCGGCAGCAAGTCTCGGGTGCTCGAATTTCTTGATGATCTCGAGAACGCGATTGGCGATACGGGCGATCTTGTCCGTCATCGGATGGCGTGTCCCGCGACGCTGTCCGCCGAGGTGGGCGGCTGTCTTGATTTTCACAAGCAGGAAACGCCCACCGTGGCGGCTTCGTGGCTGCACCGTCATGGTTTCGATGGCAGCTATGGCGCCTTGCTGGCCATGAGCGAGCCGAGCGGCGCAGCCAGCCAGTCTCTTCGGCAAATCCGTTCTTTGATCGAGGCGGCGAGGCTGTCGTGCGATGCCATCGCTCGCGCGGATGCGCAGGCCGAGCAGGCGATGGTCGAACTGTGCGACCACGTGGCGGGCGAGAACCCGGGGCGCGATCTCGCATGGCTGATCGACGTCGTTGCCACCACCGACTTGGAGTATGTCGAATGA
- a CDS encoding cytochrome P450, whose translation MSEIENMETLNLSSSDIEPHRYRLYEAHRQNAPALWYPAANSWLIFRHGDAASLARSPLVRTDYLVREKISDAMLEADPALREIVATISRWMIYNEAPIHGRLRTFMSRTFDRGYIERVRGRIASILAPRIEALKGRTEFDFVEALAHPVPAEILAAMLGLDEIDIVDFLRWSDAIADFMQDFVISPVPNRQIARATAEQLLEMKAALREAIAVRRRQPKEDLLTDLACATGDDGSTITEEELMLQLIHLIFGGHKIPQFVLANTLHLLFKNPQYMLHGEEATFDKVSKLVDESMRVESPIQFITRHAVDDFELNGQRIKKGDSIYLMLGSANRDPEVYSDPDTFQPYAPKRKGIHYGTGPHVCIGAALAGVTIAEILCSFLQATRSVEALYDLDHPEWTRNDTFHGVARMPVKAEYR comes from the coding sequence ATGAGCGAGATTGAGAACATGGAAACCTTGAATCTGTCTTCTTCCGACATTGAACCGCATCGCTACAGGCTGTATGAGGCGCATCGTCAGAATGCGCCGGCATTGTGGTATCCGGCCGCCAATAGCTGGCTGATCTTTCGGCACGGCGATGCCGCCAGCCTGGCGCGCAGTCCGCTGGTTCGGACGGATTATCTGGTGCGGGAGAAGATCTCTGACGCGATGCTCGAGGCTGATCCCGCCTTGCGGGAGATTGTGGCGACCATCTCGCGCTGGATGATCTATAACGAGGCCCCCATTCATGGTCGCCTGCGGACATTCATGAGCCGCACCTTCGATCGGGGATACATCGAGCGCGTCCGTGGCCGCATTGCATCGATCTTGGCCCCTCGCATCGAGGCCCTGAAAGGTCGTACCGAGTTCGATTTTGTCGAGGCGCTGGCCCATCCGGTACCCGCAGAGATCCTGGCGGCCATGCTGGGTCTCGACGAGATCGATATCGTCGACTTTCTGCGCTGGTCGGACGCGATCGCCGATTTCATGCAGGATTTCGTGATTTCTCCCGTGCCGAACCGGCAGATTGCCCGAGCCACCGCTGAGCAGCTATTGGAGATGAAGGCCGCGCTGCGGGAGGCGATCGCGGTTCGTCGCCGGCAGCCGAAAGAGGACCTGCTGACCGATCTGGCCTGTGCCACGGGCGACGACGGCAGCACCATCACGGAGGAAGAGCTGATGCTGCAGCTGATCCACCTGATTTTCGGCGGACACAAAATTCCTCAGTTCGTGCTGGCAAACACGCTTCACCTGCTGTTCAAGAATCCGCAATACATGCTGCACGGCGAAGAAGCCACCTTCGACAAGGTCTCCAAGCTGGTCGACGAGAGCATGCGGGTGGAGTCGCCTATCCAGTTCATTACCCGGCACGCAGTCGATGACTTCGAGCTCAACGGTCAGCGCATCAAGAAGGGGGACTCGATCTATCTGATGCTCGGATCGGCCAATCGCGATCCCGAGGTGTATAGCGACCCGGACACCTTCCAGCCCTACGCGCCCAAGCGCAAGGGCATCCACTATGGCACAGGGCCGCACGTGTGCATCGGTGCGGCGCTGGCCGGTGTCACCATCGCCGAGATTCTCTGCAGTTTCTTGCAGGCAACGCGGTCGGTCGAGGCGCTTTACGACCTGGATCATCCCGAGTGGACGCGCAACGACACCTTCCATGGTGTGGCCCGCATGCCCGTCAAGGCGGAATATCGCTGA
- a CDS encoding helix-turn-helix domain-containing protein, whose translation MLQAMTAKRPDPSPSRPAPISVAVGKRVKQCRHAADKSQETLAFEALVDRTYISSIERGIANPSVETLANICHCLGVTLSELFAPLDGVSLAPTGKRRANAATPPEIKRGRLR comes from the coding sequence ATGCTGCAGGCCATGACTGCCAAGCGCCCAGACCCTTCGCCATCCCGCCCGGCCCCGATCTCGGTCGCCGTGGGTAAACGCGTCAAGCAATGCCGGCACGCTGCCGACAAGTCGCAGGAAACGCTGGCTTTCGAGGCGCTCGTCGACCGGACCTATATCTCGTCGATCGAGCGCGGCATCGCCAACCCGTCGGTCGAGACGCTGGCCAACATCTGCCACTGTCTGGGGGTGACGCTCTCCGAGCTGTTCGCGCCGCTGGACGGCGTGTCGCTCGCGCCGACCGGCAAGCGACGGGCCAATGCCGCGACGCCGCCGGAGATCAAGCGCGGCCGGTTGCGGTGA
- a CDS encoding AEC family transporter codes for MTGAVLLALAPVALLVALGHLIRRTAFVADTFWPQAERLCYYILLPALFAHSLATAHVQSLPVGALACALIGSTAMVALIVVAARPLLKVDGAAFTSVFQGAIRFNNYVGVSLAAGLFGPKGIALAAVCNAAIVPTVNLMCVLVFARYGSVRLGAAAVARQIVTNPLVVACLGGIALQVSGLQIPALVEPAVRALGSASMPLGLLCVGAALNLGESRSWLAPICVSSVFKFLLMPVSTFAIARMVGLGEVAMTVALLFQALPTASSSYIMARQLGGDAPLMAGITAAQTMLAAVAIPVVTAGLMAIRPLF; via the coding sequence ATGACCGGTGCCGTGCTGCTCGCGCTCGCGCCGGTTGCGCTGCTGGTGGCGTTGGGCCACCTCATCAGGCGAACCGCTTTCGTTGCCGACACGTTCTGGCCCCAGGCCGAGCGCCTGTGCTACTACATCCTGCTGCCCGCGCTGTTCGCGCACAGTCTGGCGACGGCCCACGTGCAATCGCTGCCGGTGGGCGCCCTGGCCTGCGCGTTGATCGGCTCGACCGCCATGGTTGCGCTGATCGTGGTCGCCGCGCGCCCGCTGCTGAAGGTGGATGGGGCCGCATTCACCTCGGTGTTCCAGGGGGCGATCCGCTTCAACAACTATGTCGGGGTGTCGCTGGCCGCCGGCCTGTTCGGCCCGAAGGGCATTGCGCTCGCGGCCGTCTGCAACGCGGCGATCGTGCCGACGGTCAACCTGATGTGCGTGCTGGTCTTTGCGCGCTATGGGTCGGTGCGGCTGGGGGCTGCCGCGGTCGCGCGCCAGATCGTCACCAACCCGCTGGTCGTCGCTTGCCTCGGCGGCATCGCGCTGCAGGTCAGCGGTCTTCAGATCCCGGCCCTCGTCGAGCCCGCCGTCCGGGCGCTCGGCAGCGCGTCGATGCCGCTGGGCCTGCTGTGCGTGGGCGCCGCGTTGAATCTGGGCGAGAGCCGTTCGTGGCTCGCGCCGATCTGCGTGTCCTCGGTGTTCAAGTTCTTGCTGATGCCGGTCTCCACCTTCGCGATTGCGCGCATGGTCGGTTTGGGCGAGGTCGCGATGACGGTGGCGCTGCTGTTCCAGGCGCTGCCGACGGCGTCTTCGTCCTACATCATGGCGCGCCAGCTCGGCGGCGATGCGCCCCTGATGGCAGGCATCACAGCCGCGCAGACGATGCTGGCGGCCGTCGCCATTCCCGTCGTGACGGCGGGGCTGATGGCGATTCGGCCGCTGTTCTGA
- a CDS encoding LysR family transcriptional regulator has product MSLRALRTLVAIVHHGTFARAGEAIGLTQSAVSLQVKALEDEFGVRLFDRSRRQPALTEAGRIVLAQAEQILGLYDHIPDALSDEKALVGRLRIGAIQTALSGPLPDALLSLRRAHPLLRVHVCAGMSAGLAQRVADGELDAAITSQPVRPHPAGLTWTTLYEDRFWLLAPPQHADTDARTLLEALPFIRFDAQAWAGRMIAAELRRLGVRVREEMVLDSQEAIVRMVASGLGAAIVALSDAVLMHLPPLVRLPFGQPQLRRAVVLLEHASRPAQRFAQPLADAVAVSAMRISHRQDNK; this is encoded by the coding sequence ATGTCATTGCGCGCACTGAGAACCCTGGTCGCCATCGTCCACCATGGCACGTTCGCGCGCGCCGGCGAGGCGATCGGGCTCACGCAGTCCGCCGTCAGCCTGCAGGTCAAGGCGCTCGAAGACGAATTCGGCGTGCGCCTGTTCGACCGTTCGCGACGCCAGCCCGCGCTCACCGAGGCCGGCCGCATCGTGCTTGCGCAGGCCGAGCAGATCCTCGGGCTCTACGACCACATTCCGGATGCGCTGAGCGATGAGAAGGCCCTGGTCGGGCGATTGCGCATCGGTGCCATCCAGACCGCGCTGTCGGGGCCGCTGCCCGATGCGCTGCTGTCCCTGCGCCGGGCCCATCCGCTGCTGCGCGTGCACGTCTGTGCCGGGATGTCCGCGGGGCTGGCACAGCGAGTCGCGGACGGGGAACTGGATGCGGCAATCACCTCGCAGCCGGTCCGCCCGCATCCCGCCGGGCTCACCTGGACCACGCTCTACGAAGACCGCTTCTGGCTGCTCGCGCCGCCGCAGCACGCCGACACCGACGCCCGCACGCTACTTGAGGCGTTGCCGTTCATCCGATTCGACGCGCAGGCCTGGGCCGGCCGGATGATCGCGGCCGAACTGCGCCGTCTCGGGGTGCGCGTGCGCGAAGAAATGGTGCTCGACAGCCAGGAGGCGATCGTCCGCATGGTCGCCAGCGGCCTGGGCGCCGCGATTGTCGCGCTGTCCGACGCGGTGCTCATGCATCTGCCGCCGCTCGTGCGATTGCCTTTCGGCCAGCCGCAACTGCGCCGCGCCGTTGTGCTGCTCGAGCATGCATCGCGTCCCGCGCAGCGTTTCGCGCAACCGCTGGCCGATGCGGTGGCCGTTTCTGCCATGAGAATTTCTCATCGACAGGACAACAAATAA
- the gudD gene encoding glucarate dehydratase: MNHNSVEYAVRTPRITRLQVIPVAGRDSMLLNLSGAHAPFFTRNIAILEDSDGHIGVGEVPGGEAIRKTIEDAAPLVVGQSIGAHNNVLNTVRQRFADRDASGRGVQTFDLRTTVHAVTALESALLDLLGQHLGVPVAALLGQGQQRATVPVLGYLFFVGDRTRTDLDYVDGSDATDDWTRLRHQEALTPEAVVQLAKAAHARYGFKDFKLKGGVLSSDDEMTVTTALAEAFPEARVTLDPNGAWSLAEAIRLCRDKHDVLAYAEDPCGAENGYSGREVMAEFRRATGLPTATNMIATDWRQMCHAVQLHAVDIPLADPHFWTLQGSVRVAQMCAEWGLTWGSHSNNHFDISLAMFTHVAAAAPGSITAIDTHWIWQDGQRLTREPFRIAGGEIAVPTAPGLGVTLDMAEVEKAHALYKQHGLGARDDAVAMRYLVPGWQFDNKRPCLVR, translated from the coding sequence ATGAATCACAATTCTGTGGAATACGCCGTTCGCACGCCTCGCATCACGCGCCTCCAGGTCATTCCGGTGGCGGGGCGCGACAGCATGCTGCTCAACCTGAGCGGGGCGCATGCGCCATTCTTCACGCGCAATATCGCCATCCTGGAGGATTCCGACGGCCATATCGGCGTGGGCGAAGTCCCGGGCGGCGAGGCGATCCGCAAGACCATCGAGGATGCGGCACCGCTGGTGGTCGGCCAGTCGATCGGGGCCCACAACAACGTGCTCAACACAGTGCGCCAGCGCTTCGCGGACCGCGATGCGTCCGGGCGCGGCGTGCAGACGTTCGATCTGCGCACCACCGTGCACGCGGTGACTGCGCTGGAGAGCGCGCTGCTCGACCTGCTCGGCCAGCATCTGGGCGTGCCGGTGGCGGCGTTGCTGGGGCAGGGCCAGCAGCGCGCCACGGTGCCGGTGCTCGGCTACCTGTTCTTCGTCGGCGACCGCACCCGGACCGACCTGGACTATGTCGACGGCAGCGACGCGACGGATGACTGGACGCGCCTGCGCCACCAGGAAGCGCTGACGCCGGAGGCCGTGGTGCAATTGGCGAAGGCGGCCCACGCGCGCTACGGCTTCAAGGACTTCAAGCTCAAGGGCGGTGTGCTCAGCAGCGACGACGAGATGACGGTGACGACCGCGCTGGCCGAAGCCTTCCCCGAGGCGCGCGTCACGCTCGACCCGAACGGGGCCTGGTCGCTGGCCGAGGCGATCCGCCTGTGCCGCGACAAGCACGACGTGCTGGCCTATGCCGAAGACCCGTGCGGCGCGGAAAACGGCTATTCCGGACGCGAGGTGATGGCCGAGTTCCGCCGTGCCACCGGGCTGCCGACCGCGACCAACATGATCGCCACCGACTGGCGCCAGATGTGCCACGCCGTCCAGCTGCACGCGGTGGACATCCCGCTGGCCGATCCGCACTTCTGGACCCTGCAGGGCTCGGTGCGCGTGGCGCAGATGTGCGCCGAGTGGGGCCTGACCTGGGGCTCGCACTCCAACAACCATTTCGACATTTCGCTGGCCATGTTCACGCACGTGGCCGCCGCGGCGCCGGGCAGCATCACGGCCATCGATACGCACTGGATCTGGCAGGACGGCCAGCGCTTGACGCGCGAGCCGTTTCGCATCGCCGGCGGCGAGATTGCCGTGCCGACCGCGCCGGGGCTGGGTGTCACGCTCGACATGGCCGAGGTGGAGAAGGCCCACGCGCTGTACAAGCAGCACGGGCTGGGCGCGCGCGACGACGCTGTCGCGATGCGCTACCTGGTGCCGGGCTGGCAGTTCGACAACAAGCGGCCGTGCCTGGTGCGCTGA
- a CDS encoding FadR/GntR family transcriptional regulator, giving the protein MPAPGPAATLARRTQSLAEAVVDHVRQRIASGALRPGDKLPTESELMAALGVSRTVVREAISRLQAKTLIETRHGIGSFVLEPPAETAIQLGAASTLQDILAMLELRVALETECASLAAQRATPEDLAALRNALDAFEQDQAEGNDSAASDLRFHLAIAHSTRNPHFVAVLDQLGKTLIPRSRIAPPQVGYLNTPESRATVSREHRSIYEAISRKDPEAARAAMRMHLCNSRERLRRAHDQVGLPAPETAPPDFA; this is encoded by the coding sequence ATGCCCGCCCCCGGCCCCGCCGCCACGCTCGCGCGCCGCACCCAAAGCCTTGCAGAAGCCGTGGTCGACCACGTCAGGCAGCGCATCGCCTCGGGGGCCCTGCGCCCCGGCGACAAGCTGCCGACCGAGTCCGAACTGATGGCCGCGCTGGGCGTAAGCCGCACGGTGGTACGCGAAGCCATCTCGCGGCTGCAGGCCAAGACCTTGATCGAAACGCGGCACGGCATCGGCAGCTTCGTGCTGGAGCCCCCGGCCGAGACCGCGATCCAACTCGGCGCCGCCTCCACCCTGCAGGACATCCTGGCCATGCTGGAACTGCGCGTCGCCCTGGAGACCGAATGCGCCAGCCTGGCCGCACAACGTGCCACCCCCGAAGACCTGGCCGCCCTGCGCAACGCGCTCGACGCTTTCGAGCAGGACCAGGCCGAAGGCAACGACAGCGCCGCCTCCGACCTGCGCTTCCACCTCGCGATCGCGCATTCCACCCGCAACCCGCACTTCGTCGCCGTGCTCGACCAGCTCGGCAAGACCTTGATCCCCCGCAGCCGGATCGCCCCACCGCAGGTCGGCTACCTGAATACGCCGGAATCCCGCGCGACCGTCAGCCGTGAGCACCGCAGCATCTACGAAGCCATCTCGCGCAAGGACCCCGAAGCCGCCCGGGCCGCCATGCGCATGCACCTGTGCAACAGCCGCGAACGCCTGCGCCGCGCGCACGACCAGGTCGGACTGCCCGCCCCGGAAACCGCTCCGCCGGACTTCGCCTGA
- a CDS encoding GlsB/YeaQ/YmgE family stress response membrane protein, with product MHILITILIGFLAGLVARWITPGSGPTGFILTTVLGIAGALAATFLGQLLHLYPPGHSAGFIGAVIGAVILLAVYHLIARSR from the coding sequence ATGCACATCCTTATCACCATCCTCATTGGTTTTCTGGCAGGCCTGGTCGCGCGCTGGATCACGCCGGGCAGCGGCCCCACCGGCTTTATCCTGACCACGGTGCTCGGCATTGCCGGCGCCCTGGCAGCGACGTTTCTCGGTCAACTGTTGCATCTGTACCCGCCTGGGCACTCTGCCGGGTTCATCGGTGCAGTGATCGGGGCGGTCATCCTGCTGGCGGTCTATCACCTGATCGCGCGCAGTCGCTGA